One stretch of Oceanipulchritudo coccoides DNA includes these proteins:
- a CDS encoding diaminopimelate decarboxylase yields MINYQTATRIAASTGTPVFVYDEAQLKAQAEAALTIPAPFGLTVRYAMKAAPTRAILRLFSDKGLHFDASSGYEAERLLAAGIDASKISLSTQELPVNFVELVQQGMSVNACSLNQLETYGKALPGTQVGLRFNPGLGSGGTNRTNVGGPASSFGIWNAKVEEVRAILEKFSLCAFRIHTHIGSGSDPEVWKRAASLSLRMAEAYETVTHFNLGGGFKVARVEGENSTDLQACGAPVAQLLEDFAERTGRKLHFEIEPGTFLIANAGALLTRVQDIVDTGEEGYSFLKIDAGMTEILRPSLYGAQHPIELLQAKPGTVRRPVIVVGHCCESGDILTPAPGDPEALSARDLPDARIGDFALIGGAGAYCSAMSAKNYNSFPEAPEILLCTDGSIKVIRKRQTLEQILVNEA; encoded by the coding sequence ATGATAAATTACCAGACAGCCACGCGCATCGCCGCAAGCACAGGAACACCCGTCTTTGTCTATGATGAAGCTCAATTAAAGGCACAGGCGGAAGCAGCCCTCACTATTCCGGCCCCGTTCGGGTTGACTGTTCGCTATGCCATGAAGGCGGCCCCGACACGAGCCATCCTGCGCCTCTTCTCGGACAAGGGACTCCATTTCGATGCCAGCAGTGGTTATGAGGCGGAACGCTTGTTGGCCGCCGGTATCGACGCCAGCAAGATCTCACTCAGCACGCAGGAACTTCCAGTGAATTTTGTAGAGCTGGTTCAGCAAGGCATGTCCGTGAATGCCTGCTCATTAAACCAGCTCGAGACTTACGGGAAAGCCCTTCCTGGGACTCAGGTCGGCCTGCGCTTCAATCCTGGCCTTGGCTCGGGCGGAACCAACCGCACCAACGTTGGCGGGCCTGCCTCCAGCTTTGGGATATGGAATGCCAAGGTGGAAGAAGTCCGGGCAATCCTTGAAAAATTTAGCCTGTGCGCATTTCGCATCCACACGCATATCGGTTCAGGGAGCGATCCGGAGGTCTGGAAACGGGCGGCAAGCCTGAGTCTGCGAATGGCGGAGGCATACGAGACCGTCACCCATTTCAACCTTGGGGGAGGATTCAAAGTAGCCCGGGTTGAGGGGGAAAATTCAACCGACCTCCAGGCCTGCGGGGCGCCTGTCGCGCAACTGCTGGAGGACTTTGCCGAAAGGACCGGCCGCAAGTTGCATTTTGAAATTGAACCGGGCACCTTCCTCATTGCCAATGCTGGCGCACTCCTGACCCGCGTGCAGGATATCGTCGATACCGGGGAAGAGGGTTATTCCTTTCTAAAAATTGATGCCGGTATGACGGAGATTCTACGGCCGTCCCTTTATGGGGCCCAGCATCCCATCGAACTCCTGCAGGCGAAACCCGGTACGGTGCGCCGACCGGTCATTGTCGTTGGCCACTGCTGTGAATCCGGCGATATCCTGACACCTGCTCCCGGAGACCCGGAAGCCCTGTCGGCAAGAGATCTTCCGGATGCCCGGATCGGGGACTTTGCCTTGATTGGCGGGGCGGGTGCCTATTGCTCCGCGATGTCCGCCAAAAACTATAATTCATTTCCGGAGGCCCCGGAAATCCTGTTGTGTACCGATGGATCCATCAAAGTGATCCGCAAGCGTCAAACCCTGGAACAAATCCTCGTCAACGAGGCCTGA